A window of Thunnus thynnus chromosome 17, fThuThy2.1, whole genome shotgun sequence contains these coding sequences:
- the gpr139 gene encoding probable G-protein coupled receptor 139, whose protein sequence is MEHSHIFPVFSPNGSTWSPGQHPSEVAQGCPLGPLPVIYYSILLCLGLPEANILTVVILSQLVLRRQKSSYNYLLALAAADILVLLLIVFVDFILEDFILATPLPPSINNAVQVLEFSSIHTSIWITVPLTIDRYIAVCHPLRYHTVSYPARTRKVIFAVYIGCLLSAAPYYWWPELWHSLPGVGSGGGGEGNRRTVAQHVLVWAHCATVYLLPCTVFFSLNAVIVRKLRRRRSCFRLRGYSTGKTTAILLAITSIFAVLWAPRTLMILYHFYSPPPASQGAGRLLHMLTDLANMLALLNTGVNFFLYCFISKRFRGMAANVLRALVHCRKQPPPFYASHNFSITSSPWISPANSHCIKMLVYQYDKNGKPICISS, encoded by the exons ATGGAGCACAGCCACATCTTTCCTGTTTTCTCCCCAAATGGGAGCACCTGGAGCCCAGGGCAGCATCCCTCTGAGGTTGCCCAGGGGTGCCCCCTCGGACCACTGCCTGTCATCTACTACAGCATTCTGCTCTGCCTCGGCCTGCCGG AGG CCAACATCCTGACAGTGGTCATCCTGTCCCAGCTGGTGCTGCGTCGTCAGAAGTCCTCCTACAACTATCTCCTGGCACTGGCGGCTGCCGACATCCTCGTCCTgctcctcattgtttttgttgactTCATACTGGAGGATTTTATTTTGGCCACGCCGCTGCCGCCATCAATAAACAATGCAGTGCAGGTTCTGGAGTTCTCCTCCATCCACACCTCCATCTGGATCACTGTGCCTCTCACCATTGACCGTTACATTGCTGTTTGCCACCCGCTGCGCTACCACACAGTCTCCTATCCAGCACGCACACGAAAGGTGATATTTGCCGTGTACATTGGGtgtcttctctctgcagcccCGTATTACTGGTGGCCTGAGCTGTGGCACAGCCTGCCCGGGGTGGGCAGCGGTGGCGGAGGAGAGGgcaacagaagaactgtggctcAACATGTCCTGGTGTGGGCCCATTGTGCCACTGTCTACCTCCTCCCCTGCACCGTCTTCTTCTCCCTCAATGCTGTAATCGTGCGCAAGCTACGCAGACGCCGCAGCTGTTTCCGTCTGCGTGGCTACTCTACTGGCAAGACCACTGCCATTCTCCTCGCCATCACCTCCATTTTCGCTGTCTTGTGGGCCCCGCGCACCCTCATGATCCTCTACCACTTTTACTCCCCTCCTCCAGCCTCACAAGGTGCTGGCCGACTGCTCCACATGCTCACCGACTTGGCGAACATGCTAGCATTGCTCAACACCGGTGTCAACTTCTTTCTCTACTGTTTCATCAGCAAGCGCTTCAGGGGCATGGCGGCTAATGTGCTGCGAGCGCTGGTCCACTGCCGGAAGCAGCCACCGCCATTCTACGCCAGCCACAATTTCTCTATCACAAGCAGTCCCTGGATCTCACCAGCCAACTCCCACTGCATCAAGATGTTGGTGTACCAGTATGACAAAAACGGAAAGCCCATCTGTATTTCCTCTTGA